The sequence CAGGAGATGGGTGGCGGGATGATGGTCGAGAATGGTGACGCCGGCATTCTTCACCCGTCGCCGCAACAGCCGCATATATTCCGGCCCCTGGACGGAGATGCGCTGCTGCTCGCCTTTTTCGTCGACGGGGAAGGGATAGCCCCAGTCCGCCAGCCGGTTGACGCTCTCATACGTCTTGTCGAGAACAGGCGCCATCCAGGAGCGCTCCGAAAGATAGCCGCCCATCGCCTCGCGGCTTGCCATGGCCATCTCCCGCTCGGACGGGTCCGGCGGCACGTACCAGATCTGGGTGCCGGCCGAGGCCGTTGCGCCGGAGCTGCCGCAATAACCTTTGTCGACCAGCACGACCCGAGCCTTGGCGCCGGTCGCTTCCAGCGCCGCCCAGCAGCCGGCTGGGCCGCCGCCGATGACCAGTACGTCGCAGATAATTTCGGTATCGGCCGAAGGACGGATTTTCTGCGCGGGCTTGCTCATGGTCAACATCCTTTCAACGAAACTCATTGCGGTTTAAATCTATGTATTGCATAGGTTTTTGAATGGTTCTTCGGAGTTTGCCTCATGTCCTTCGCCAGCCTTGCCATGTATGTCAGCCCGCCACCGGTCGAGGAGGCGACGCGGCTCTTCTGGAAGGCGCTGGGTGCGCGCATTCGCGCGTTTGGGCTTGATGCGCCGGCGGCGCTTGACGACGAAATTCGCTATGACGAAGCGTGGCTTCGGCCGGACCTCCTGTTCGGCCAGACCTGCGGCTATCCCTATGTCCAGCATCTGCGCGGCAAAGTGCAGCTCGTCGCTTCGCCCGTTTACGGGCTGCCCGGCTGCGACGGGCCGCTCAAATGCAGCTTCATCATCGTCAATGCCAAGTCGCCGGTACGGTCGATCGAGGAACTGCGCGGCGCGCGGGCGGCGATCAACGAGCCCGGCAGCAATTCCGGCTACAATCTGTTTCGGCATTTCGTCGCGCCGTATGCGGTCGAGGAACGTTTCTTCTCGTCGGTGATCACGACTGGCGGCCATCGGATGAGCATCGATGCCGTTTCGAGCGGAGAGGCGGATGTCGCGGCGATCGACTGTGTCACCTTCGGCAATACCCTGCGTTTCGATCCCGATCGCCTCGCCGGTGTGCGCATCCTGGCGGAAACCGCCAAAGGGCCTGGCCTGCCCTTCATCACCTCCGCCGAAACGTCGGCGAAAGACCTCGTCATCCTGCGCCGTGCGTTGGCCGAAGCCATTGCCGATCCGGACCTTGCCGAGGTTTGCGACACGCTTTCGCTGCGTGGCATCAGCCTTCTCAGCGACGCCGATTACGAGGTGTTGTCGGAGCTCGGTCGCGAAGCCGCGCGGCATGGTTACCCCGCGATCGCTTGAGGTGTGACAGCGGGCGTCGTTGTCAACGGAAAATGACATGCGACATTGCGACCGCCTGGGCCAGCCTGGAGTACAGGCGCATCGCTTTCGCATTTCGGCTGCGCCAAGGGGCAGCGCTTGTGAAACCGGCAGCCGGACGGTGGATTGCTGGGGCTCGGAAGTTCGCCCGTCAGCACGATGCGCTCGCGCCGGCGGCTGGGGTCGAGCGTAAGATTGGCCGAGAGCAGCGCCCGCGTATAGGGGTGGGCGGGATCGCGGAACAAGGTGGCTGTCGGCCCGCTCTCGACGATTTGGCCGAGATACATCACCGCCACCCGATCCGTGACACGGCCGACGACGTTGAGATTGTGCGAGATCAGCAGGTAGCTTAGCCCCAGGCGGTCGCGCAAAGCCCGGAGCAGATTGAGCAATTCACCCTGAATGGAAATATCGAGACCGGCGGTCGGTTCGTCGGCAACGATGATCGAGGGTTCGGCGGCCAGCGCCCTGACCAGCGCCACGCGCCGCGCCTGCCCGCCGCTCAGCTGGTGCGGATAGCGCGAAAGAAGCTGCTCGCCGAGGCCGATGCTTTCCGCCAGCGCCACAATGCGCGACCAGCTCTCGAGCGTGTGCACCTTGCGGATTTTCAGCGGCTCTGCGAGGAGCGAGCCAACGGTCATGCGCGGCGAGAGTGACGCGGCCGGGTCCTGGAACAGCAGCTGGATCTTGCGCTGCAGATCGACGCGGCGCCCCGCCGGTGCATCCCGAAGCGTCTCGCCTTCAATCGTCAACGTGCCGGCGGCGAGCGGCTGTAACCCGACGATGGCCCGTGCGATGGAAGACTTGCCGCAGCCGCTTTCGCCGACGAGCCCGAGCGTTTCGCCGCGCCGCAGCTCCAGGGAAACCCCATCGACGGCGGTGAGCCGGTCATAGCGGATGACGGCATCTTTCAACGCGAGGGCCGTCATCACGCAGCCTCCAACCAGCAGGTATAGTTTTGGCCATCGCGTGCCTGCCGTTGCGGCGGCTTTTCGCTGCACCGGTCATGACGGGCGGGACAGCGGCCGGCGAAAACGCAGCCTGCTGGACGGTGTGAAGGATCGGGTACGCCGCCGGGGATGGTTGCAAGCTCCTGCGACGGGTCGAAGGTGGCAAAGGGATCGAGCTCGCAGGCAAGCAGGGCGCGGGTATAAGGGTGGCGTGGGTGGTGCAGCACATCCGCTACCCGGCCGTTTTCCACGACGGTTCCCGCATACATCACGACCACGCTGTCGCAGAGCTCTGCAATCAGGCCCATGCTGTGGCTGACAACCAGCATCGAAGCAGACGTACGCTGCCGCAGCCGGCGCAGCACCTCGACCACCTGCGCCTCGATCGTGGCATCCAGCGCCGTCGTCGGCTCGTCGGCGATCAGAAGCTTCGGTTCGACCAGCAGCGCCATGGCGATGATCACACGCTGCCGCATGCCGCCGGAAAATTCGTGCGGATAACGGTGCATCCGGGCGGCAGCATCCTGCACGCCGACATCGGCGAGCACGGCCTTCGCCCGCGCCCAGAGCATCCGCCGCTTCTCCTTGGGAAAGCGCCGCCGCTGGATATCGACGAGCTGCGCGCCGATGGTGAACATCGGGTTCAGCGCCGTCATCGGGTCCTGAAAGATCATCGCGATGTCGGTGCCGCGCAGCGGGGTGGTTTCACCCGCGGCAAAACTCAGCAAACGTTCGTCGAAGGTGGCATGGCTTGCGGAAACCTCGGCATTGTCGGCAAGCAGACCGAGCAGGGCGAAGGCGACGGTCGATTTGCCGCTGCCGCTTTCGCCGACGAGCCCGACGGACCGGCCGCGACCGATCTCGATATCGACACTGTCGAGGATGTGGGCCGCCCGGCCGTTGCCGCGATAGGAGACGTTGAGGTTTTCGATGGTGAGGAGGGTGTCTGTCACAAGGTCTTCCTCAGCTTCGGATCGAGCGTGTCGCGCAGTGCCTCGCCAAGCAGCGCGAAACCCAGCGTGGCGAGGATCAGCGACAGGCCGGAAAAGGTGGCGAGCCAGGGCGACTGGTCGAGATATGTGTAGCCGTCGTTCAACAGGTTGCCCCAGCTGGCGAGCGGCGGGCGTACGCCGAGCCCGAGGAAGCTCAGTCCCGCCTCGATGGTGATGACGACGGGGATATCCATGCAGGCGAGCACGAAGATCGGGCCGATGATGTTGGGTGTCACATGATGCAGGATCACCCGCCATGTTTCGGCGCCGAGTACCTTTTCCGCCTCGATGAAGGGGCTATTGCGGATGGTGATCGTCTGCGCGCGGGCGACGCGGCCGAAATGGGGTACGAAGACGATACTGACGAGCAGTACGACGTTTCCGAGGCCGGGGCCGAAGACGGCGACGAGAGCCAGGGCCAGGATGATGCTCGGAAACGACGTTACGATATCGAAAATGCCGACGATGGCAAGATCGACAGCGCGTGGCGAAAGTGCCGACACGATGCCGAGGAGGACGCCTGTTGTGAGCGATATGGAAATGACGGTCAGCGAGATTCCGAGCGCGACGCGGGCGCCAAAAATCAGACGGCTCAGTATATCGCGGCCGAGCTGATCGGTCCCGAGCCAATGCTGGAATGACGGGCTCATCAGGCGGCTGGTCGGGGCGATTGCACTCGGGCCATAGGGCGCGATAAGGGGTGCTGCGATCGCGACCAGGCAGAGCAGCGTCACAGCAACAAGTGCAAATGTGCCGCCGGGGCGGCGAGAGAGTTCGATGAGCGCCGTCATGTCACGCCACCCCGGCCGGTAGAGAGGCGGGCGCGCTCGCGCGGATCGATCAGACTCTGGGAAAGATCGGCAATGAGATTGGTGAGAACGTAGAGGAGGACGATTATGAACACTCCGCCCTGAACGACGGGGTAGTTGCGCGTGCGGATCGCGTCATAGATCAGCGAACCCAGCCCTGGCCGATTGAAGATGACCTCGGCAAAGACCGCGCCGCCAAGCAGCTCCCCAAAGCCCATGCCAAGCACCGCGACAGTCGGAAGCACGGCGGGTTTCAGGGCATATTTCATCAGGATCTTCGCTTCGCTGACGCCATAGGCGCGCAATGTGCGAATATGGCTCTCGCTCAAAACCTCCAGCAGCGAGGAGCGCAATAAGCGCGCGATATAGCCGACCCAGCCGGCGGCGAGTGCGGCCGTCGGCAGTACGAGATGCCAGAGCTGGTCGCCAAGATGGCCGCTCTCGCCAGCGCCGAGCACCGGAAACCAGCGCAACGTCACGGAAAACACCATCAGGAGGAACACAGACACGACAAAGCTCGGCGTCGAAATGAACCCGACACTCAAAAAAGCAATCAGACGATCCAGTCGCCTGCCTGCCCAACGGGCGGAAAGCAAAGCAAGCGGCACCCCGAGGACGATGGCAAAGAGCATGGCAGAGATTGCGAGTGCCGCTGTGTTCGGCAGTGCCGCGGCGACAAGGCCCAGAACGGGCCGGCCGTTGAAAACGTCTTCTCCAAGGTCGCCGGAAAGCAGCCGGCCGAAGAAGCCAACGAACTGCTCGGTCAGCGACTTGTCGAGACCGATGCGTGCATTGAGCGCAGCGATGGCCTCCGGCGTGGCGCGTGAGCCAAGGATTACGGTTGCCGGATCGCCGGGGATCAGACGCGTCAGTGCGAGCAAAAGCAGGACTGAACCGGCAACAGCGAGAAACGCCGTTGCCAGCTTGAAGGCGAGATGAATGGAGAGGGACGCGCTCCTCATCACAGCGCGTCCCCGTGTATCAACGCAATCACCGGATCAGGCCGTCGTTTCTGAAAACGCCGTATAAAGCCAGTTATTGCCGTTCGGCAGGACGCCGGGCTTCAGCCAGTTGCGCGAAGCGAAAGCATTGAGGTTGTGAGTGATCCAGATGAAGGCGGCGGATTCGTCGAGCAGCTTCTGCGCCTCGATGTAGATCTTCGCGCGCTCGGCTGGGTCGACAGTGACGCCACCCTTTTCATGCAGTGCGTCGAAATCGGCATTCTTCCAGCGTTGCCAATTCCACTGGCCGACCTGCGCAGAGGTGAACCATTGTGTTTGGAAGCCGGGGTCGAACTTGCCGTTGTACTTGATCAGCGACAGCTCAAGATCCTTGCTGGCGTCATTGTTGCCGAGCGCCCAGTAGGCGGCGGACTCCAGCGCCTCGATTTCGACATCGATGCCGACTTCGGCAAGGTTGGCCTGGATGATCTGTGCAATGGCCTCGTAGCGGGCATTCGCCTCGATTGTCAGCTTCGTCTTGAAGCCATCAGCATGGCCGGCCTCCGTGAGGAGGGCCTTTGCCTTTTCGAGATCACGGGCATAGACCGGCGCGTCCTTCCAGTGGCCGAGCAAACTCGGCGCAAGAAGCGAGTTGGCGCGCGGATAGAGGCCGGAGTAAGCCCCCTGCAGGATCGCGTCGATATCGACGGCGTAACGGAGTGCCTGGCGCACGCGGATATCGTTGAACGGTGCCTTCTCGATGTTCGGGCCAAACCAGACATAATCGATAGCGGGGATTTGCGTAACACTTGCATCCGGAAGCGCAGAGAGCGTTTTGCCGTTTTCGGGGTCGATGGCGGTGAAGTCGATCTCATTGGACTGGAAGGCAATCTCCGCAGTCTTCTGTTCGCTGATCGGCTTGCCGACGATCTGCTGGAAGTGCGGCTTGATCGGCCCCTTGTAGTCAGGGTTGATCTCGAGAACGAATTGGTCGCGGGGCGTCCATTGCTTCAGGACATATGGCCCGCTGCCGATCAGCTTTGTCGCGATTTCCTTTTCGCCCAGCGCTTCGAATGCCTTCTTTGAGATGATGCGGCCGGAACCGTCTGCCAGCGCAATGGTATAAAGCGCCGGCGCAGGTTTTTTCAGGATGATGCGGCCTTCGAGCAGACCCGTCACCTCGACGCGATCGAGAGCGGACCAATCCTTGGCATAGGTAACAGGTTTGCCTTCGGCATTCGGCTTGATGAAACGTTCGAAGGAAAATTTGACGTCTTCGGCGGTGAGTTCGCCATAGCCGCTCGTGAAGACAAGGCCGCTGCGCAGTTTGAAGCGGATTTCCGTAGCATTGACCTGCTCCAACTCTTCCGCCGCATCGAGTTCCCACTCGGTCGAGCCGGGCTTGAAAGAGATCAAGCCCTGCTGCACCGACCAAAGAACGTTGAGGTCGACGGGGCCGGAGCGGTTGGCAGGGTCCAGATTCACCGGATCCTTTTCGACACGCACGACGATCTTCGACCGGTCGGCGGATGCGAAGGCAGGATGGACGCCGCCAAGAGCGACCACGGTTGCGATTGACGCGCCGCCCACAAGCAACTGGCGACGTGTGGTTATGAAAGTCATTTCGATCCTCCGCATTTACCCAGCCAGCGGCGGGTCTATCTGTCGATATGCGGATTAAATTCAATTCCCTACCAAATCGATAGAGTAAATATTCCTCGTTTGTGTCTCCATGCATGTATTTTTTCTTTTTTCTCCGGCTGCGAGGAAAACCCGTGCGGCGCGAAGGAGGGCGGGCGCGAATTATAGTGCCGGAAAATGATTCAGCTCCTGGATTGACGATGCCAAACTCGACATCTTCAGAGAATTCCCTCGAACGCCCTAGCCCCCAGCTTTTGATCGCCGATATCGAATGGCAGACCATATTGCTTTCGGGCATAATTTACATAGGCTTCCTGTCGGTTACCTGGTTCTGGGAAGCCATCCCGACTGTCCTCGTGATGGTGGTGGGCGGGTGGTTGGTAGCCTGGCAGGGCTCGCTTCAGCACGAGCTTATCCACGGCCATCCCACCAGAAACCAGTCGATCAACGACGCTATCGGCTGGCTATCTCTGTCTCTCTGGTTGCCCTATGTCATCTACCGCGAGACGCACCTCGTCCACCATCGGGATGAGCATCTGACAGATCCGATCGAGGATCCGGAATCCTCCTATTTCACCCAGGCGGCATGGGAGCGCATAGGCCCAATCGGCAAGAAAATTGCAGAATGGAATATGACGCTCCTCGGAAGATTGACGATCGGTCCGCTGGTCATGATCATCAGCTTCC comes from Rhizobium sp. NXC24 and encodes:
- a CDS encoding PhnD/SsuA/transferrin family substrate-binding protein; this translates as MSFASLAMYVSPPPVEEATRLFWKALGARIRAFGLDAPAALDDEIRYDEAWLRPDLLFGQTCGYPYVQHLRGKVQLVASPVYGLPGCDGPLKCSFIIVNAKSPVRSIEELRGARAAINEPGSNSGYNLFRHFVAPYAVEERFFSSVITTGGHRMSIDAVSSGEADVAAIDCVTFGNTLRFDPDRLAGVRILAETAKGPGLPFITSAETSAKDLVILRRALAEAIADPDLAEVCDTLSLRGISLLSDADYEVLSELGREAARHGYPAIA
- a CDS encoding oligopeptide/dipeptide ABC transporter ATP-binding protein, which translates into the protein MTALALKDAVIRYDRLTAVDGVSLELRRGETLGLVGESGCGKSSIARAIVGLQPLAAGTLTIEGETLRDAPAGRRVDLQRKIQLLFQDPAASLSPRMTVGSLLAEPLKIRKVHTLESWSRIVALAESIGLGEQLLSRYPHQLSGGQARRVALVRALAAEPSIIVADEPTAGLDISIQGELLNLLRALRDRLGLSYLLISHNLNVVGRVTDRVAVMYLGQIVESGPTATLFRDPAHPYTRALLSANLTLDPSRRRERIVLTGELPSPSNPPSGCRFHKRCPLAQPKCESDAPVLQAGPGGRNVACHFPLTTTPAVTPQAIAG
- a CDS encoding ABC transporter ATP-binding protein translates to MTDTLLTIENLNVSYRGNGRAAHILDSVDIEIGRGRSVGLVGESGSGKSTVAFALLGLLADNAEVSASHATFDERLLSFAAGETTPLRGTDIAMIFQDPMTALNPMFTIGAQLVDIQRRRFPKEKRRMLWARAKAVLADVGVQDAAARMHRYPHEFSGGMRQRVIIAMALLVEPKLLIADEPTTALDATIEAQVVEVLRRLRQRTSASMLVVSHSMGLIAELCDSVVVMYAGTVVENGRVADVLHHPRHPYTRALLACELDPFATFDPSQELATIPGGVPDPSHRPAGCVFAGRCPARHDRCSEKPPQRQARDGQNYTCWLEAA
- a CDS encoding ABC transporter permease, with product MTALIELSRRPGGTFALVAVTLLCLVAIAAPLIAPYGPSAIAPTSRLMSPSFQHWLGTDQLGRDILSRLIFGARVALGISLTVISISLTTGVLLGIVSALSPRAVDLAIVGIFDIVTSFPSIILALALVAVFGPGLGNVVLLVSIVFVPHFGRVARAQTITIRNSPFIEAEKVLGAETWRVILHHVTPNIIGPIFVLACMDIPVVITIEAGLSFLGLGVRPPLASWGNLLNDGYTYLDQSPWLATFSGLSLILATLGFALLGEALRDTLDPKLRKTL
- a CDS encoding ABC transporter permease; this translates as MRSASLSIHLAFKLATAFLAVAGSVLLLLALTRLIPGDPATVILGSRATPEAIAALNARIGLDKSLTEQFVGFFGRLLSGDLGEDVFNGRPVLGLVAAALPNTAALAISAMLFAIVLGVPLALLSARWAGRRLDRLIAFLSVGFISTPSFVVSVFLLMVFSVTLRWFPVLGAGESGHLGDQLWHLVLPTAALAAGWVGYIARLLRSSLLEVLSESHIRTLRAYGVSEAKILMKYALKPAVLPTVAVLGMGFGELLGGAVFAEVIFNRPGLGSLIYDAIRTRNYPVVQGGVFIIVLLYVLTNLIADLSQSLIDPRERARLSTGRGGVT
- a CDS encoding ABC transporter substrate-binding protein; this encodes MTFITTRRQLLVGGASIATVVALGGVHPAFASADRSKIVVRVEKDPVNLDPANRSGPVDLNVLWSVQQGLISFKPGSTEWELDAAEELEQVNATEIRFKLRSGLVFTSGYGELTAEDVKFSFERFIKPNAEGKPVTYAKDWSALDRVEVTGLLEGRIILKKPAPALYTIALADGSGRIISKKAFEALGEKEIATKLIGSGPYVLKQWTPRDQFVLEINPDYKGPIKPHFQQIVGKPISEQKTAEIAFQSNEIDFTAIDPENGKTLSALPDASVTQIPAIDYVWFGPNIEKAPFNDIRVRQALRYAVDIDAILQGAYSGLYPRANSLLAPSLLGHWKDAPVYARDLEKAKALLTEAGHADGFKTKLTIEANARYEAIAQIIQANLAEVGIDVEIEALESAAYWALGNNDASKDLELSLIKYNGKFDPGFQTQWFTSAQVGQWNWQRWKNADFDALHEKGGVTVDPAERAKIYIEAQKLLDESAAFIWITHNLNAFASRNWLKPGVLPNGNNWLYTAFSETTA